From the genome of Lineus longissimus chromosome 8, tnLinLong1.2, whole genome shotgun sequence, one region includes:
- the LOC135492249 gene encoding protein kinase C and casein kinase substrate in neurons protein 1-like isoform X2 — protein MSVIDDQVTPSSDSFWEVGQYKRTVKRIQDEDRLCNDLMTLIQERSDIEKVYAKNLRQWSKKWTDHIKSGPEYGTTEAAWNGVMREAERLCDIHLDVRSQLMNEVLPTIKQWQKEHFHKNMMGVMKESKDMDDNFRRAQKPWAKKLSKVVKGRKDYHSACKTEKSARLQKMNAEGDSSISPEQVKKLSDKVDKCEREVEITKDKYNAALADLNSYNAKYIEEMKDVFDQCQDSEQKRLQFFKEMLYGVHKCLNISDNEEFPRIYGDLYNTIGNADYNMDLRWWSQNHGVDMPMSWPVFEEFSPEVKAQISDKRGKSFMKGGRDGDEIMLKNYVHHDKTPSHVSDTGSDNASYTNKQEYTKDYVSKTQSVTVESALPDASSSRPRIPSYDHSLNPFGTDDKTPTPDAQSKVNPQNPFGDDLEVEYDLTDDGTEGQPVRALYDYSAVEQDELEFKAGDIFSKLSDEDEQGWCKGRKNGRIGLYPANYAEAVN, from the exons ATGTCAGTGATTGATGACCAGGTCACGCCGAGCTCCGACAGTTTTTGGGAGGTTGGCCAATACAAACGTACAGTCAAGCGGATACAAGATGAGGATCGATTATGTAATGATCTCATGACCCTCATCCAGGAACGTAGCGACATTGAAAAAGTGTATGCCAAGAATTTGAGGCAGTGGTCAAAAAAATGGACAGATCATATAAAAAGTG GTCCTGAGTATGGTACGACCGAAGCAGCCTGGAACGGAgtgatgcgggaggctgagcgATTGTGCGACATTCACCTGGACGTCAGAAGTCAACTGATGAACGAGGTCCTCCCGACGATTAAGCAGTGGCAGAAGGAGCACTTCCATAAAAACATGATGGGTGTGATGAAGGAGTCGAAGGACATGGATGATAACTTTAGAAGA GCACAAAAACCATGGGCGAAGAAACTATCAAAGGTTGTCAAGGGTCGCAAGGATTATCATTCGGCTTGTAAGACAGAAAAATCAGCCCGATTACAGAAGATGAATGCTGAGGGCGACTCATCTATTTCACCAGAACAG GTGAAAAAGTTAAGCGACAAGGTTGACAAATGCGAACGAGAAGTGGAAATAACGAAAGATAAATACAACGCTGCACTCGCCGACCTTAACTCGTATAATGCAAAATACATAGAAGAAATGAAAGATGTGTTCGACCAGTGTCAGGACTCCGAACAGAAACGACTACAGTTCTTTAAGGAGATGTTGTACGGTGTCCACAAATGCCTCAATATTAGCGACAATGAAGA ATTCCCAAGGATCTATGGAGATCTGTACAACACAATCGGTAATGCAGATTATAACATGGACTTGAGGTGGTGGTCACAGAATCATGGCGTGGACATGCCAATGAGCTGGCCAGTATTTGAA GAATTCTCACCTGAAGTGAAAGCGCAGATATCGGATAAACGGGGCAAGTCATTTATGAAAGGAGGAAGAGATGGCGACGAaattatgttaaaaaattacgtGCATCATGACAAAACTCCAAGCCATGTGTCGGACACGGGCTCTGATAACGCCTCCTATACAAACAAACAGGAATATACTAAGGACTATGTATCGAAAACTCAGAGCGTTACCGTGGAGTCTGCCCTGCCAGATGCCTCATCATC GCGGCCAAGAATACCTTCCTATGACCATTCCCTAAATCCCTTCGGTACCGATGACAAGACGCCTACGCCAGATGCTCAGTCAAA AGTGAACCCGCAGAACCCGTTTGGTGATGACCTTGAGGTGGAGTACGACCTCACAGATGACGGAACGGAGGGCCAACCCGTACGAGCCTTGTACGATTATTCGGCAGTCGAACAGGATGAATTAGAGTTCAAAGCAG gcGACATATTTTCCAAGCTCAGTGACGAAGATGAACAGGGTTGGTGTAAAGGACGGAAGAATGGCCGCATCGGACTCTATCCGGCGAATTATGCAGAAGCAGTCAACTAG
- the LOC135492249 gene encoding protein kinase C and casein kinase substrate in neurons protein 1-like isoform X1: MSVIDDQVTPSSDSFWEVGQYKRTVKRIQDEDRLCNDLMTLIQERSDIEKVYAKNLRQWSKKWTDHIKSGPEYGTTEAAWNGVMREAERLCDIHLDVRSQLMNEVLPTIKQWQKEHFHKNMMGVMKESKDMDDNFRRAQKPWAKKLSKVVKGRKDYHSACKTEKSARLQKMNAEGDSSISPEQVKKLSDKVDKCEREVEITKDKYNAALADLNSYNAKYIEEMKDVFDQCQDSEQKRLQFFKEMLYGVHKCLNISDNEEFPRIYGDLYNTIGNADYNMDLRWWSQNHGVDMPMSWPVFEEFSPEVKAQISDKRGKSFMKGGRDGDEIMLKNYVHHDKTPSHVSDTGSDNASYTNKQEYTKDYVSKTQSVTVESALPDASSSSNPSEKLTPLINPKHHQHVEAHRNPAYEVDLPPRTRPRIPSYDHSLNPFGTDDKTPTPDAQSKVNPQNPFGDDLEVEYDLTDDGTEGQPVRALYDYSAVEQDELEFKAGDIFSKLSDEDEQGWCKGRKNGRIGLYPANYAEAVN, translated from the exons ATGTCAGTGATTGATGACCAGGTCACGCCGAGCTCCGACAGTTTTTGGGAGGTTGGCCAATACAAACGTACAGTCAAGCGGATACAAGATGAGGATCGATTATGTAATGATCTCATGACCCTCATCCAGGAACGTAGCGACATTGAAAAAGTGTATGCCAAGAATTTGAGGCAGTGGTCAAAAAAATGGACAGATCATATAAAAAGTG GTCCTGAGTATGGTACGACCGAAGCAGCCTGGAACGGAgtgatgcgggaggctgagcgATTGTGCGACATTCACCTGGACGTCAGAAGTCAACTGATGAACGAGGTCCTCCCGACGATTAAGCAGTGGCAGAAGGAGCACTTCCATAAAAACATGATGGGTGTGATGAAGGAGTCGAAGGACATGGATGATAACTTTAGAAGA GCACAAAAACCATGGGCGAAGAAACTATCAAAGGTTGTCAAGGGTCGCAAGGATTATCATTCGGCTTGTAAGACAGAAAAATCAGCCCGATTACAGAAGATGAATGCTGAGGGCGACTCATCTATTTCACCAGAACAG GTGAAAAAGTTAAGCGACAAGGTTGACAAATGCGAACGAGAAGTGGAAATAACGAAAGATAAATACAACGCTGCACTCGCCGACCTTAACTCGTATAATGCAAAATACATAGAAGAAATGAAAGATGTGTTCGACCAGTGTCAGGACTCCGAACAGAAACGACTACAGTTCTTTAAGGAGATGTTGTACGGTGTCCACAAATGCCTCAATATTAGCGACAATGAAGA ATTCCCAAGGATCTATGGAGATCTGTACAACACAATCGGTAATGCAGATTATAACATGGACTTGAGGTGGTGGTCACAGAATCATGGCGTGGACATGCCAATGAGCTGGCCAGTATTTGAA GAATTCTCACCTGAAGTGAAAGCGCAGATATCGGATAAACGGGGCAAGTCATTTATGAAAGGAGGAAGAGATGGCGACGAaattatgttaaaaaattacgtGCATCATGACAAAACTCCAAGCCATGTGTCGGACACGGGCTCTGATAACGCCTCCTATACAAACAAACAGGAATATACTAAGGACTATGTATCGAAAACTCAGAGCGTTACCGTGGAGTCTGCCCTGCCAGATGCCTCATCATC TTCCAATCCGAGTGAAAAATTAACTCCTCTAATTAACCCCAAACACCACCAGCATGTCGAGGCTCATCGGAACCCAGCGTATGAAGTCGATCTACCGCCTCGGAC GCGGCCAAGAATACCTTCCTATGACCATTCCCTAAATCCCTTCGGTACCGATGACAAGACGCCTACGCCAGATGCTCAGTCAAA AGTGAACCCGCAGAACCCGTTTGGTGATGACCTTGAGGTGGAGTACGACCTCACAGATGACGGAACGGAGGGCCAACCCGTACGAGCCTTGTACGATTATTCGGCAGTCGAACAGGATGAATTAGAGTTCAAAGCAG gcGACATATTTTCCAAGCTCAGTGACGAAGATGAACAGGGTTGGTGTAAAGGACGGAAGAATGGCCGCATCGGACTCTATCCGGCGAATTATGCAGAAGCAGTCAACTAG
- the LOC135492249 gene encoding protein kinase C and casein kinase substrate in neurons protein 1-like isoform X3, giving the protein MSVIDDQVTPSSDSFWEVGQYKRTVKRIQDEDRLCNDLMTLIQERSDIEKVYAKNLRQWSKKWTDHIKSGPEYGTTEAAWNGVMREAERLCDIHLDVRSQLMNEVLPTIKQWQKEHFHKNMMGVMKESKDMDDNFRRAQKPWAKKLSKVVKGRKDYHSACKTEKSARLQKMNAEGDSSISPEQVKKLSDKVDKCEREVEITKDKYNAALADLNSYNAKYIEEMKDVFDQCQDSEQKRLQFFKEMLYGVHKCLNISDNEEFPRIYGDLYNTIGNADYNMDLRWWSQNHGVDMPMSWPVFEEFSPEVKAQISDKRGKSFMKGGRDGDEIMLKNYVHHDKTPSHVSDTGSDNASYTNKQEYTKDYVSKTQSVTVESALPDASSSVNPQNPFGDDLEVEYDLTDDGTEGQPVRALYDYSAVEQDELEFKAGDIFSKLSDEDEQGWCKGRKNGRIGLYPANYAEAVN; this is encoded by the exons ATGTCAGTGATTGATGACCAGGTCACGCCGAGCTCCGACAGTTTTTGGGAGGTTGGCCAATACAAACGTACAGTCAAGCGGATACAAGATGAGGATCGATTATGTAATGATCTCATGACCCTCATCCAGGAACGTAGCGACATTGAAAAAGTGTATGCCAAGAATTTGAGGCAGTGGTCAAAAAAATGGACAGATCATATAAAAAGTG GTCCTGAGTATGGTACGACCGAAGCAGCCTGGAACGGAgtgatgcgggaggctgagcgATTGTGCGACATTCACCTGGACGTCAGAAGTCAACTGATGAACGAGGTCCTCCCGACGATTAAGCAGTGGCAGAAGGAGCACTTCCATAAAAACATGATGGGTGTGATGAAGGAGTCGAAGGACATGGATGATAACTTTAGAAGA GCACAAAAACCATGGGCGAAGAAACTATCAAAGGTTGTCAAGGGTCGCAAGGATTATCATTCGGCTTGTAAGACAGAAAAATCAGCCCGATTACAGAAGATGAATGCTGAGGGCGACTCATCTATTTCACCAGAACAG GTGAAAAAGTTAAGCGACAAGGTTGACAAATGCGAACGAGAAGTGGAAATAACGAAAGATAAATACAACGCTGCACTCGCCGACCTTAACTCGTATAATGCAAAATACATAGAAGAAATGAAAGATGTGTTCGACCAGTGTCAGGACTCCGAACAGAAACGACTACAGTTCTTTAAGGAGATGTTGTACGGTGTCCACAAATGCCTCAATATTAGCGACAATGAAGA ATTCCCAAGGATCTATGGAGATCTGTACAACACAATCGGTAATGCAGATTATAACATGGACTTGAGGTGGTGGTCACAGAATCATGGCGTGGACATGCCAATGAGCTGGCCAGTATTTGAA GAATTCTCACCTGAAGTGAAAGCGCAGATATCGGATAAACGGGGCAAGTCATTTATGAAAGGAGGAAGAGATGGCGACGAaattatgttaaaaaattacgtGCATCATGACAAAACTCCAAGCCATGTGTCGGACACGGGCTCTGATAACGCCTCCTATACAAACAAACAGGAATATACTAAGGACTATGTATCGAAAACTCAGAGCGTTACCGTGGAGTCTGCCCTGCCAGATGCCTCATCATC AGTGAACCCGCAGAACCCGTTTGGTGATGACCTTGAGGTGGAGTACGACCTCACAGATGACGGAACGGAGGGCCAACCCGTACGAGCCTTGTACGATTATTCGGCAGTCGAACAGGATGAATTAGAGTTCAAAGCAG gcGACATATTTTCCAAGCTCAGTGACGAAGATGAACAGGGTTGGTGTAAAGGACGGAAGAATGGCCGCATCGGACTCTATCCGGCGAATTATGCAGAAGCAGTCAACTAG